The Pelobates fuscus isolate aPelFus1 chromosome 2, aPelFus1.pri, whole genome shotgun sequence genome has a segment encoding these proteins:
- the LOC134585333 gene encoding extracellular calcium-sensing receptor-like — protein sequence MRAMMFAIQEINSNANLLPNITLGYALYDTCDSVTIAMEEMLTLITGSKRYIPNYNCQMDSVLTAVIGESASAISIAMARILGTYHVPQVSYFSSINTLSNKQEFPSFFRTIPSDTFQTTAFAAIVEHFGWKWVGTLAEDNDYGYLGVHLFSEQVEKLGTCIAFSETIPLFYSKERYSAIAETIRHSSAKVIIVFSGDTNLLPLFGEITEKNITGRTWLASEAWSTSAFLIEKDQVNYFSGTLGLAIPQGTISGLQQFLFQLNPLQNLEDINIKTFWENSFGCSWFKNLNSNETICSGNENLSTVNNAYTQVSQLRITCNVYNAIYAIANALEDLFSCGNNKESFINEACVSERDMKSWQVVQALQRVNFTDQAGKQLYFDQNGDPVAKYDVLNWQIRADGYLVYGKVGSYDASMPKGQQLEIDEQATLWNGATSQPPVSECSNSCKPGFRKSILRGQPICCFSCIPCPEGEISNGTDFTECLKCPQDYWSNKNKDSCIPKEVDYLSFEEPLGITFSVSAALGVCQTILVTAVFIKYRHTPIVRANNLEMSFLLLMSLTMCFLGSFTFIGQPSPALCVLRQTVFGISFVLCISCIFVKTLVVILAFAMAKPNQNIFKLFRPFHQRLLVILTTLVQIVICIGFLYSSSSSIQKNREAVVTKIILECNIESGMAFLFAIGYIGLLALVCFALAFLARNLPDNFNEAKFITFSLLVFVIVWVSFIPGYMSTSGKYVTAVEIFAILSSAAGLLVCIFFPKCYIILLKPTKNTKRNVIGRSHQTSIRSM from the exons ATGAGAGCAATGATGTTTGCAATACAGGAGATCAACAGCAATGCAAATCTGCTCCCTAACATAACTCTAGGTTACGCACTCTATGATACATGTGATAGTGTTACGATAGCTATGGAGGAAATGCTCACATTAATAACTGGCTCGAAGCGATACATTCCAAACTACAACTGTCAAATGGACTCCGTGTTAACAGCTGTTATTGGTGAATCAGCCTCTGCTATATCAATAGCCATGGCAAGAATCCTAGGCACTTACCATGTTCCGCAG GTAAGCTATTTTTCATCTATAAATACCCTCAGCAATAAACAAGAATTCCCCTCCTTCTTTAGGACCATACCAAGTGACACATTCCAAACCACAGCCTTCGCTGCCATAGTGGAACACTTTGGATGGAAGTGGGTAGGTACATTGGCTGAAGATAATGATTATGGTTATCTCGGAGTCCACCTCTTCTCTGAACAGGTTGAGAAGCTTGGAACCTGTATTGCATTCTCAGAAACAATTCCGCTTTTTTATTCAAAAGAACGGTATTCAGCGATTGCTGAAACAATAAGAcattcctctgcaaaagttatcATTGTTTTTTCTGGAGATACCAACCTGCTCCCATTGTTTGGCGAAATAACTGAGAAAAATATTACTGGAAGAACATGGTTAGCTAGCGAAGCGTGGAGTACATCTGCCTTTCTGATAGAAAAAGATCAAGTCAATTATTTTAGTGGTACTTTGGGACTTGCAATACCCCAGGGAACCATTTCTGGGCTGCAACAGTTTCTTTTCCAGCTTAATCCACTGCAGAACCTTGAAGACATCAACATAAAAACATTCTGGGAAAACTCATTTGGATGTTCCTGGTTTAAAAACCTAAATAGCAATGAAACAATTTGCAGTGGCAACGAGAATCTATCAACTGTAAACAATGCATATACACAGGTGTCACAACTGAGAATCACTTGCAATGTGTACAATGCCATATATGCTATTGCAAATGCACTTGAAGACCTATTCTCTTGTGGGAACAATAAAGAATCATTCATAAATGAAGCATGTGTAAGTGAAAGAGACATGAAGTCATGGCAG GTGGTGCAAGCATTACAAAGGGTAAATTTTACAGATCAGGCAGGAAAACAGCTTTACTTTGACCAAAATGGTGATCCTGTTGCAAAATATGACGTGTTAAACTGGCAGATCAGAGCAGACGGCTATCTCGTGTACGGTAAAGTGGGTAGTTATGATGCCAGCATGCCAAAGGGACAGCAGCTAGAAATTGATGAGCAGGCAACTCTGTGGAATGGAGCCACATCCCAG CCACCGGTGTCTGAATGCAGTAATAGTTGTAAGCCTGGATTTAGGAAAAGCATCTTACGGGGCCAACCAATATGCTGCTTCAGCTGTATTCCATGCCCAGAAGGAGAGATATCTAATGGAACAG ATTTCACTGAATGTCTGAAATGCCCCCAAGACTACTGGTCCAATAAAAACAAGGATTCATGCATACCTAAAGAAGTGGACTACCTTTCTTTTGAAGAACCTCTTGGGATCACATTCTCTGTTTCTGCTGCTCTGGGTGTTTGTCAAACCATTCTAGTGACAGCAGTGTTCATAAAATACAGGCACACTCCAATAGTTAGAGCCAACAACTTGGAGATGAGCTTCCTGCTTTTGATGTCCCTCACCATGTGTTTCCTTGGCTCGTTCACATTTATTGGTCAACCGTCACCTGCACTCTGTGTCCTTCGACAGACCGTGTTCGGCATAAGTTTTGTCTTATGTATCTCATGTATCTTTGTGAAAACCCTAGTTGTCATTCTGGCCTTTGCAATGGCAAAACCCAATCAAAATATTTTCAAACTTTTTCGACCATTTCATCAAAGACTGTTAGTTATTTTAACTACCTTAGTTCAGATTGTTATATGCATTGGATtcctatattcctcttcttcatCCATACAAAAGAACAGGGAAGCCGTGGTGACTAAGATAATTCTGGAATGCAATATTGAATCTGGTATGGCTTTCCTCTTTGCCATTGGTTATATAGGTCTCCTGGCGTTGGTTTGCTTTGCTTTAGCCTTTCTGGCCAGAAACTTACCAGACAATTTCAACGAAGCAAAATTTATAACATTcagtttgttggtttttgttatAGTCTGGGTTAGCTTCATCCCAGGTTACATGAGTACAAGTGGAAAATATGTGACAGCAGTAGAAATATTTGCCATTCTTTCATCTGCTGCTGGTTTACTTGTTTGTATTTTCTTTCCCAAGTGTTATATTATTCTATTAAAACCAACGAAAAACACGAAGAGGAACGTAATTGGACGGTCCCACCAAACGAGCATACGTTCCATGTAA